The sequence CTGCGAGAGGTCAATTTTATAAATGAGCTTTTGCGCAGACTGGTCTTGTAGCGGAAACTTGCGATCATGTTCAATCAAATAAAACTCGTGATTGTTAATCGCAACGATACCCGAAGTCACATGGTGAGCATGATCGAGACGATACAAATACTGTGCTATTTGACCAGAGTATAGATTGATAGTGACGATGCGCGTCAAACTGGCGACACGACCTGACTGATCAGGGTTGTCCATAGAAGACTCCATAATACCCACCAGTGTGCTCTGATCTGGAGTAATCGTTAATGCCTCCATACCACGATTTGCACGACGTTTGGTAAATTCTGCTGGTAGTAAAATCGGCTGACCATTAACAATTACATTATTGCGCTCATCGCTCGCAAAGGCATTGATACGCTCAATCTCCACCCCCTGCGCATTATAATGAACCAAATGAGGACCATACTCATCACTGATCCAAAAACTACCATCTGTGAGCGCAGCAAGACCTTCAGGATCTAAACCATTGATATCGTTTTTGATAGGATTGGTCACTGCATCAAAAGGTAGGTTGGGATTCATGGTCATCGGCTGGCCGTCGACATCGTAAGGGACTTCATTAGTTCCGCCGAGTGCTTGTGGATTCGGTAGCCCAGAGATAGGATTGCCATTTGCGTCTTTTAGTAGTATCTCTTTGATCTTAATAATCTGCCCAGTTGCTTGTAGCTCAAACAATCCGATGCGCGGTGTATAGTCAGGTACTAAAAACTGTTTACCCGTGCCTGCACTACCTTCGAAATCGGCATTGGGACCGCGATCGGTGAGCACATAAAATTGATTGGCATGGGTTGGATGAGCCGCTGCATCTGAGCCAAAACCACCCCCTCTAATCTCAAGCTTCCTCTCAGGATACGCAGCATTGATATGCGTACCATCGAGCACGGTATAAGGTAGTGCCGTGCTTTGGATAAAGTCTTTTATTTGAATGATTTCTGTATTAATATTTTGTATAGTCATTTTTATCCCTGATATATATTTTATTCTTGTTAAACGAACCATATGAGTAATTTATTAGATATAGCGTTCAGCACAATTGACAGTCGAAAAAATAGCCAGCGCCTAATAAGCTCACTGACCATTTTAAGAGTTAATGCTATAGCACATGGCTATACATGACCGATTAAACCTTAAGCTTATCACCCACCATACCCTTGATGGTACTTAAGATATCAGCAGGTAATACCACCATTTTTGCATTGTCAGACTCTGCCAGCTCACGAATCGCCTTAATATATTGCTCACCAAGTAAGTAGACAATAGGCATCTCTTCCTCGCCCATTGCATTAGTAATCAGGCGAATAGACTCTTCAGAACCTCTCGCCAATACCACTTGTGCTTCGGCATCACGACGTGACGCCTCTAAACGTCCATCTGCCTCTAAGATAGCCGCTTGCTTTTGACCATCAGCACGAGTCACTGTCGCACGGCGCAGACGCTCTGCCGCTGCCTGCTCTTCCATTGATGCTTGCATCGTTTGCGATGGATTAATATCTTGAATTTCTACTGTCTTTAGGGTGATACCCCAGTCCGCAATATCTTCTGATATCGCATGCTTTAGCTTCATTTTGATTTCATCACGGCTAGATAATGCACTATCAAGATCCATCTCACCGATAATTGAACGTAGTGACGTCTGCACCAAATTACGAATACCATATTCATAATCTTCAATGCCATAAACGGCCTTATCTGGGCGCACGATATTGATATACGCCACGGCGTTGGCAATGATAACAACGTTGTCTCGCGTAATGACCTCTTGTGAGGGAATATCAAGAACAATGTCTTTGGTCGTCACTTTATAAGCGACATCATCAACGAAAGGAATAATAAGGTTGAGACCTGGCTCTAGTGTTTGGCTATATTTGCCCAATCGCTGCACCACCCACTTATAGCCTTGTGGCACGATTCGAACGCCTTTGAAAACCGTAAAGACAACCAGTGCAACCAAAACCACCATGACAATGCTAAAGCTTTCCATAATTCATCCTTATTATTATAATTGCATGTCTTTATTAATCGCTGCCTGCGATTTCATACTGCTCACAATCAGCTCATTACCGACAATATCGGTCACCACCACTCGATCGCCGACCGCCACCGGCTCACCCGTAGTGCGGCACATCCACTCCGCTGCCCCAACAATAGGAACACTGAATCTGACGGTGCCCGCTCTATCTGGCTGTGGCTGGACGATAATCATGCCAGTTTCACCAACGATAACACTACCACCCAAGCCTGCTTTGGTGCGATCTACTGATAAGGGTTTAATAAACTTGAACCATGCCAGCAAGAATATGGCAGAAAGCACCAACCAAATAATAATTTGCACAGAGACAGAAATAGGCAATAGCCACGAAAGCGCGGCAACGATGATGGCAGCGGCACCAAACCAAAGGCTGGCGAATGTCGGCACAAACATCTCAATGATCAGCAATATGAAACCTAAGACTAACCAGTGCCAAGGTTCAATCATCCAAAGCATCTCCATCATCACTACATTCCCTATCTTTATCATTCTAACTTTTAATGTAGCACATTTTTGGTGTTAGTAATTTCTTAAAAATCATCAATATATGATGTGTATACTTCGAAAAATGTAAGAAACACATATTAAAACTTAGAGCATAAAAAAACGACCGCCAAAGCGATCGTTTCTTTTTTCTTTAATCAACTTATTAAAACTTAATGTGAGCACCTAAAGTTAATAGAGTAATATCTTCAGCGACATAATCATATTCAGCTTCAACGCTCATGCTAGGGTTAAAGTTATAACCCAAACCAATACCACCAGCAACACCACTATCGCTATCGCTTTCACTAATAGTGTTTCCAAGTACGTCACTTAAAGACGCATCAATCTCAGCTTTAGCAAACCCTAACTTACCTTTGGCATATAAACCAGTATTAGGGAATTGATAACGGTAAGTACCGTAAGCACCATAAGTTTTAAGGTCATATTCACCTTTAAGAAGTCTGGTACCTGTATCAACATCAGTGTCACTAGAGCCTACATATTCAACTTCAGCACCAAAGTTAGGATCAAAGTTATAACCAGCATAAATACCATAAGCAGTAGGATCATCTAGATCATCAGCATCTACCATGAACTTACCAGCTTTTACGCCAACATACGGCTGACCTGCATAGTTAACTGCCGCTTGCGCGCTGACACTCAATAAAGAGCCAACTGATAGGGCGATTAAAGCTTTTTGTAAAGTATTCATATATCTTCCTGTTAAATAAAACTAAAAATACCATCTGAATGAAAATAACAGAGCATATAAGTTAGCTGAACTATTGTCGAATTCGAGATATTAACAGAACCTTATTTCGAATGCACTCTTTTTTAATGACGCTTACAGTGCTTTTTATCGTACAAAAAAACGCACCTCATAGGGTGCGTTTTTTAGTTATCATACTGCTAATCAAAAACTTAGAATTTTAGCTGAGCACCAACAGTCATAAGATCTGCGTCGCTACCTAACATGTCATATTCAGCTTCAACACTGAAGTTTGGGTTAACCGAATAACCAAGGCCTACACCACCTGCAAGGCTGGTATCATCGTTAGAAATGGTTTTTCTATTAGAGTCTTCAACGATATAGTTACCTTCGATTTCAGTCTTAGCAACACCTAGCTTACCTTTGGCATATAGCGCAGTATTTGGGAACTGATAACGATAAGTACCATACGCGCCATAGCTCTTGGCATCGATATCACCGTTATAATAATCGGCATCGCCTGAACCTACATATTCTGCTTCGATACCAAAGTTAGGATCAAAGTTGTAACCACCATAGACACCATAAGCAGTTGGCTTGTCAGCACCGTTTACATCTAGGTCAAACTGACCGACTTTTACACCAACGTATGGCTGACCAGTGTAACCGTTGCCATAAGATACGGCAGCTTGTGCACCCATGCTTAATAAAGAACCAGCTGCTAATGCAAGTAACGTTTTTTGTAAAGTTTTCATAGTATTCCCCTAGGGTTATATTTTTAATTATTTGTCTGTAAAGTATCTGGATGAGAAAAAATTATTATTGCCATCTTCTCTCACTCGTTTAGCTGATAAATCGTTTTGGCTTTAGAACTTCAACTGAGCGCCAACAGTAAGTAGTTTGGCATCGACATCACTGTCCATCATTGAGTATTCAGCTTCGACACCAAAGTTAGGATTCACTGAGTAACCAAGACCTACACCACCAGCAAGACCTGTGTCGCTGCTAGATTTCGAAACTTTAACTGGACCAACGGTGTAATCACCTTCTACTTCAGTTTTAGCAACCCCTAGCTTACCTTTAGCGTATAAGCCAGTATTTGGGAACTGGTAGCGTGCCGTACCATATGCGCCATAAGTTTTGGCATCAAGATCACCATTTTTGTAATCAGCATCATCTGAACCTACATACTCTGCTTCGACACCAAAGTTTTGATCGAAGTTATAACCACCGTAGACACCATAAGCAGTTGGATCATCTGCATTGTCGATATCTAGATCAAACTGACCGACTTTTACGCCGACATACGGCTGACCAGTGTAACCGTTGCTATAAGAAGTAGCGGCCTGTGCGCCAACAGTTAACAAAGAACCAGCTGCTAGTGCAAGTAGCGTTTTTTGTAGCGTTTTCATTATTAGCTCCTTAAAATCAATTTGGACAAACAAGTTATCTATTTATATTGGCTTTTATAGCCCTATCGCCTTGTTTGCTAACGATGGGTATATAGTAACAAACTATTTCAAGTCGTCTGTCAGTGTTTGATGGTATGAGAGTTAAGATTTGCAAGTATTTATCAGTGCTTGGGTTACAAAGGCAAAGATATGAAATCTTTTGTTACAACCACTGAGTTTATGCAATAATCCCTACTCATTTCATCGCCTTTCTAGCAGAAATAAGCATAAAACAATAAGAGATACCGAATATTTTAAGGTAAAAATAATGACCAGACGTATAACTAGCCACCTGCAAGAAGCGCTTACAGCACTCAAAGCCACCCAACAATATCGTCAATTACCCAATCTCCAACATCATGGGCGATACGTTATTAGCGAAGGTCAAACCTTACTCAATATCGCCAGTAACGATTATCTGGGCTTAGGCGGCGACACCGAATTACAAAACGAATTTCTCAGTCAACTAACACCGCTATCAGTCGCACAAATGCCTAAAATGAGTGCGACGTCCTCACGCTTGCTCACTGGAAATGATGCACAACTACAAGCGCTAGAGTCTGAGTTGCAGGAATGGTATCAAACCGCTGTCGGCAAACGTGACATCTCTGCCTCAAAATCGGTGTTGGTATTGAATAGCGGCTATCATGCCAATCTTGGTATATTGCCAGCCCTCACAGCCTTGCCAGTCAAAACACTGATCTTAGCTGACAAGCTGGTACATGCCAGCATTATCGATGGGTTACGTTTGAGCCAAAGCAAACTGGTCAGCTATCGTCGTTATCGTCACAATGATTATGAACATTTAGCGACGTTTATTGAGCAAGCAGCGCCAGACATTGAGCGCATCATTATTGTCACTGAGAGCATCTTTAGTATGGATGGTGATCGTGCGGATTTATGTCAACTGGTACAATTAAAAGCTAGCGATGCTCGTATCGAACTGTATGTCGATGAGGCTCATGCCATCGGTGTATTAGGGGATACAGGCTTGGGACTAGCGGAAGAAACGCAGACATTGGCTGATATTGACTATTTGGTCGGTACTTTCGGTAAAGCGTTTGCCTCGGTGGGTGCTTATATCATGTGCGATGATGT is a genomic window of Psychrobacter cibarius containing:
- a CDS encoding porin family protein → MKTLQKTLLALAAGSLLSMGAQAAVSYGNGYTGQPYVGVKVGQFDLDVNGADKPTAYGVYGGYNFDPNFGIEAEYVGSGDADYYNGDIDAKSYGAYGTYRYQFPNTALYAKGKLGVAKTEIEGNYIVEDSNRKTISNDDTSLAGGVGLGYSVNPNFSVEAEYDMLGSDADLMTVGAQLKF
- a CDS encoding esterase-like activity of phytase family protein, giving the protein MTIQNINTEIIQIKDFIQSTALPYTVLDGTHINAAYPERKLEIRGGGFGSDAAAHPTHANQFYVLTDRGPNADFEGSAGTGKQFLVPDYTPRIGLFELQATGQIIKIKEILLKDANGNPISGLPNPQALGGTNEVPYDVDGQPMTMNPNLPFDAVTNPIKNDINGLDPEGLAALTDGSFWISDEYGPHLVHYNAQGVEIERINAFASDERNNVIVNGQPILLPAEFTKRRANRGMEALTITPDQSTLVGIMESSMDNPDQSGRVASLTRIVTINLYSGQIAQYLYRLDHAHHVTSGIVAINNHEFYLIEHDRKFPLQDQSAQKLIYKIDLSQATGIENILNTDNIKQDHVLGLTINGQTLEQLIAADEKNWQLLKELAIKPVKKTLVVDVLATVEYPHDKLEGLWLRQDGSLGLLNDDDFAMTDSMIASAKSTIEQKYLDSEKTIEDANRLYMVMPSECGDGY
- a CDS encoding porin family protein, which encodes MNTLQKALIALSVGSLLSVSAQAAVNYAGQPYVGVKAGKFMVDADDLDDPTAYGIYAGYNFDPNFGAEVEYVGSSDTDVDTGTRLLKGEYDLKTYGAYGTYRYQFPNTGLYAKGKLGFAKAEIDASLSDVLGNTISESDSDSGVAGGIGLGYNFNPSMSVEAEYDYVAEDITLLTLGAHIKF
- a CDS encoding 8-amino-7-oxononanoate synthase, whose amino-acid sequence is MTRRITSHLQEALTALKATQQYRQLPNLQHHGRYVISEGQTLLNIASNDYLGLGGDTELQNEFLSQLTPLSVAQMPKMSATSSRLLTGNDAQLQALESELQEWYQTAVGKRDISASKSVLVLNSGYHANLGILPALTALPVKTLILADKLVHASIIDGLRLSQSKLVSYRRYRHNDYEHLATFIEQAAPDIERIIIVTESIFSMDGDRADLCQLVQLKASDARIELYVDEAHAIGVLGDTGLGLAEETQTLADIDYLVGTFGKAFASVGAYIMCDDVVKQWLINRMRPLIFSTALPPINHAWTRFILAKMPMLNNQRAHLARLSTKLSQAIDPRYRVSQNTQHPHYESPIVPYILGDNASTLAKAQQLQAAGFYALPIRPPTVPANTARIRLVMNAKLTDEDCEQLIQQL
- a CDS encoding NfeD family protein, yielding MMEMLWMIEPWHWLVLGFILLIIEMFVPTFASLWFGAAAIIVAALSWLLPISVSVQIIIWLVLSAIFLLAWFKFIKPLSVDRTKAGLGGSVIVGETGMIIVQPQPDRAGTVRFSVPIVGAAEWMCRTTGEPVAVGDRVVVTDIVGNELIVSSMKSQAAINKDMQL
- a CDS encoding porin family protein, which encodes MKTLQKTLLALAAGSLLTVGAQAATSYSNGYTGQPYVGVKVGQFDLDIDNADDPTAYGVYGGYNFDQNFGVEAEYVGSDDADYKNGDLDAKTYGAYGTARYQFPNTGLYAKGKLGVAKTEVEGDYTVGPVKVSKSSSDTGLAGGVGLGYSVNPNFGVEAEYSMMDSDVDAKLLTVGAQLKF
- a CDS encoding SPFH domain-containing protein gives rise to the protein MESFSIVMVVLVALVVFTVFKGVRIVPQGYKWVVQRLGKYSQTLEPGLNLIIPFVDDVAYKVTTKDIVLDIPSQEVITRDNVVIIANAVAYINIVRPDKAVYGIEDYEYGIRNLVQTSLRSIIGEMDLDSALSSRDEIKMKLKHAISEDIADWGITLKTVEIQDINPSQTMQASMEEQAAAERLRRATVTRADGQKQAAILEADGRLEASRRDAEAQVVLARGSEESIRLITNAMGEEEMPIVYLLGEQYIKAIRELAESDNAKMVVLPADILSTIKGMVGDKLKV